The sequence below is a genomic window from Lysobacter capsici.
GAGGCCGGCAGCGCATCGGGTTACGGCCTGGTGCAGGCGCTCAACCTCGGCGTGGTCGGCGGTTTACCGCTGGCGAGCGCGGCGATGGTGATCGCCAACCGGCTGATGCCGGCCGAGATCGCGCAACGCGCCAACGCCGAGATCACCGTGTTCTGCGCGGTCTGGATCGCGGCCACGCTGTACGCGGCGATCCCGGCGGTGCACAAGCGCGGCTGGGGCCAGTTCTTCGCGATCAACGCGGTGGCGTTCGCGCTGATTCCGCTGGTGAATCTGGCGACTTCGCCGAACAGTCACCTGCTCGCGACGATCGCGCGCGGCGACTGGTCGCTGGCCGCGGTTGACCTGACCGCGTTCGCGCTGGGCGCGGGATTCGCGCTGCTGGCGCGCAACAGTTTCGTCAAGGCGCGTCAGCCGATCGTCGAGCGCAAGCCGCGTCGCGCCGAGCGCGGCAACGAGTCGGGCAACCAGCCCGCGCTCGCGGATCGCTGAGGAGGCGTGCGCATGCTTTGGTTGGGTCTGTGCCTGGGAATCGCCGCGTGGTGCCTGTTGAGCCTGGGGCTGGAAAAGCACCATCGGCAGGTGTTCGCCAGCGCCTTCGACGCCTCGCGCGCGCGCCTGTTGCGCGCGGCCGGATGGCTGCTGTTGGCGGTGGATTTCGGCTTGTTCGTCTACGGCTGGGGCTGGGCGCAGGGGCCGATCTTCTGGACCGCCGCGTTGATCATTTCGGCGTTGGCCTGGAGTGTGCTGATGACGATGCTGCCGCGCGCGAGCACGAAGATCGCCGCGGTCGCGCTGCTCAGCGCCGTGGTGCTGATTCCGTTCTGGGCCGGTTGAAACGATCATCCATCGCGACGACGCGATCGTCGCTGGCGCTGCGCCTCAAACGATCCAGCGCTTCAATTTCTCGACGTAGACGCCATCGCCGTCCTGCACCGGCGCGCGGGTCAGCAATTCCTGCCTGAGCGGCGCCGGCAGCGCATCGGTTTCGATCGTGTCGAGCAAATCGCGTATCTCCAGCGACCAACCGGCGCGCAAGGCTTCGCTGTGCGCGGCATCGTGGCCGGACCACTGCCAGCCTTTGTCGTTGTACGCGGCGATCGATCCGAGCAGGGCGAGCAGCCGCTTCATCGCCATCGACGATGCGGCCGGTTCGCTCATCCGATCGACTCGCTCACCTGATCGCGGTCTGCGGCGGCACCGCCAGCACTTGCGGCCAGCGCTTGAGCACCGACGCGCGAATCGACGCCGCATCCAGTCCCGCTTCGGCCAACAGCTGTTCGCGGCTGGCGTGGTGCTGAAATTCGTCGGGCAGGCCCAGGTGCAACACCGGCAGCACGATGCCTTCGGCGGCCAGCAATTCGGCCACGCCGCTGCCGGCGCCGCCGGCGACGACGTTGTCTTCCAGGGTGACGAAGCCTTCGTGGCTCTTGGCCAATTCAAGAATCAGCGAACGGTCCAGCGGCTTGACGAAGCGCATGTTGACCACGGTCAGCCCCAACTCGGCGGCGACCTGTTCGGCCGCGGGCACGATCGCGCCGAAGGCGAGCAGGGCGATGCGCGAGCCCTGACGGCGCAGTTCGGCCTTTCCGATCGGCAAGGTGTCCAGGCCGGGCTGGATCGTCGTGCCGGGACCGGTGCCGCGCGGATAACGCACCGCGGCCGGGCCTTCGTAACGATGGCCGGTGCTGAGCATCTTGCGGCATTCGTCTTCGTCGGCCGGCGCCATCACCACCATGTTCGGCACGCAGCGCAGGTAGGACAGATCCAGATTGCCGGCATGCGTGGCGCCGTCCGGCCCGACCACGCCGCCGCGATCGATCGCGAACAGCACATCGAGGTTCTGGATCGCGACGTCGTGCACCAACTGATCGTAGCCGCGCTGCAGGAAAGTCGAGTAGATCGCAACGACAGGCTTCGCACCTTCGCAGGCCATGCCGGCCGCGAGCGTCACCGCGTGCTGCTCGGCGATGGCGACGTCGAAATAGCGCTGCGGGTAGTCCTTGCTGAAACGCACCAGACCCGAGCCTTCGCGCATCGCCGGGGTGATGCCCATCAGGCGTTCGTCGGCGGCGGCCATGTCGCACAGCCATTCGCTGAAGATGTCGGTGTAGGTCGGCTTCTTCGCGCCGGGCTTGCTGATCAGGCCCTTCTCGGGATCGAACGGGCCGACCGCGTGATAGCCGATCTGGTCGCCTTCGGCGAGTTCGTAGCCTTTGCCCTTGGTGGTGATGATGTGCAGCAGCTGCGGACCCTTGAGGCCCTTGAGCGTCTTCATCGCGCCGAGCAGGGCGGGCAGGTCGTGGCCGTCGATCGGACCGGTGTAATGGAAACCGACTTCCTCGAAGAACGTGGACGGCACGAACATGCCCTTCCAGTGTTCTTCCCAGCGGCGCACGAACTTGGCCGCCGGCTTGCGCTTGTCGCCGAGCAGCTTCTTGCCGCCTTCGCGGATGGCGTTGAGCGTGCGGCTGCCGGTGAGCCGGCCGAGCATCTTGGTGACGCCGCCGACGTTCTCGGAAATCGACATCTGGTTGTCGTTGAGGATCACCAGCAGGTTCGGTTCCGGATCGGTCATGCCGCCGGCGTGGGCGAGCGCTTCGAACGCCATGCCGGCGGTCATCGCGCCGTCGCCGATCACCGCGACGATCTTGCGCTCGTCGTTCTTGCGCTGCGCGGCGATCGCCATGCCGAGCGCGGCCGAGATCGAGGTCGAGCTGTGGCCGACGCCGAAGGTGTCGTATTGCGACTCGTCGCGCTTGGGGAACGGCGCGACGCCGCCTTGCTGCTTGACGGTGTGAATCTCGTCGCGGCGGCCGGTCAGGATCTTGTGCGGGTAGCACTGATGGCCCACGTCCCAGACCAGGCGATCGACCGGAGTCTCGTACAGCCAGTGCAGGGCGACGGTGAGTTCGATCACGCCCAGGCCGGCGCCGAAGTGGCCGCCGACCAGCGCGACCTGTTCGATCAAATAGGCGCGCAGCTCCTCGGCGATGGCCGGCAGTTCCTCTTCAGGAAAGCGGCGCAGATCGGCGGGGACCTGGATGCGGGAAAGACGCGGGTAGCGCTGCGAATCGATCATTCCGACCATCTGGCGTTCTGCTAGTCGGGCATTGTCCCGCCCCCGCGTGAGGCGAGCAAGAAGTGTGACGGTTTGATGTTCAGCCGCGTGACCGCAAAAGCGTGCCTAAGCGGGCGGAATCGCGGTTTTGCGACCGTCGCGGCGTTGGCCGCGACGATGCGGAGGTGATGCGGCCGCGACGATTCGTCGCAGCCGACTCAGCGACCGCGCAGGCGCCCGAACAGGCCGCCGGACTTGGCCGGCTCGGCCGGGGTCGGATCGCCCTCGGCCTCGGCGAAGCCGGTGGCGAGGTTGGCGTTGATGAAATCGGCGACTTCGGCCTCGGTCACGCCACTGGCCTCGGCGATCTCGGCCACCGTCGACGGCGCCTTCATCATCACCGTGGCGATGCGGAAATGCTTGGGGTATTCGCGCTCGGTCTGCGGCCACTTGGTCATGCGGTAGCGGCGCTGCGGGTCGTAGCCCGGGGCGAGGCGGCCGTGGCCGGCCAGCAGGTTGCCGAACCACACCAGCCGCGCCAGCGGCATCGCCGCGCCGAGCTGGGCGGCGGCGCTGTCCCACTGCGCGGCGGGCAGCAGTTCGAATTCGGACGGGGCGAAGCCGCGGTCGAACAGCGCCGCCAGCGGCTTGAGCGCGGCCGGGCCGTGGTATTTGCGCTGATCGGCGTCGATCAGCAGGCGTTCTTCGCCGCTGCCCACGCGCAGCAGGCCGCGCAGGCGGCCGGCGACCAGCCAGTCGAGCAGGCCATCGCCGCGCGCGGTGATGCTGGGGACGGCCGGGTTCGCGGCGACGGGCGTAGCGGCTGCCGGTGGGGTAGCGGCTGCGATCGGCGTCGGCGCGGGTGCGGCAGGCGCTGCGGCGACCGGAGCGGAAGCAACCGGAGCGGGCGCAGCCGGCGCAGGCGCGGCGGGAGCAGGTGCTGCGGGAGTCGTAACCACCGGCGCCGGCGCGGCTTGCTGCGCGGCCGCCTTGGCCTGGGCCAGGTCGGTTTCGAGCAGGTCGACCACCACGTCGGGCAGCGCCGCGGTCGGATCGGTGCGCGGCTGCTTGGGAATCTCGACCGCGGTCGGCGCCGCGGCGGGCGCGGGCTTGGCGATCGCGTGGCCGCTGAGGGTCGCGATCTCGCCGAGCAGGGTCGACATCGAGTCGGCACTGAACGGATGCGCCAGCAGATAGTCGGCCTGGGTGCGCTGCGCGGCGGTCAGCGCGATCACCGACTTGCCCGAGGCGTGCAGGCGCAGCCAGCTCATCGGGCCGTACATGCTGTCCATGTCGACCACGACGAAATCGGCCTGTTGCTCGGGCACGAGATCCCAGTGACCGCCGAGTTGCGCGTTGGCGACCTTGAAGGCCGTCTGCAAAGCAGACTCCGTCGCCGGGTCCATACCGGTCAGACCGAGGGTCAAAGGCATCTTGGTTACATCCGTAAGTCGATGGCGACGAGTGTCCGGGACGACTGGATTGTCGTCAACGCGCGCTTGACGTCGCATATGCGCACTGATTGGCACATTCGGTGCGGCTGTTTTGCGAATACTGCGACGCGCTTCACGACTTCAGCCGTTGAGGCGCGCTTTCTTCGGCAGCTGGTTTTTCAAGAACGCCATCTGGTCGGCCAGGATGTTCCTGTTGGACAGGATCAGATGCTCGACCCAGCTGGGACGGTACGGCACCGCCAGCAGCGGCATGCTCGCCTGCTGCGGGGTGCGGTTGCCCTTGCGCGAATTGCAGGCGAAGCAGGCGGCGACCACGTTCTCCCACAGGTCGCGGCCGCCCTTGGACACCGGCACGACGTGGTCGCGGGTCAGGTGCGGGCGGTGGAAGTCGTGGCCGCAGTACATGCACAGATGGCCGTCGCGCGCGAACAGCGCGGCGTTGGTCAGGGTGGGCGTGGGATCGAGCGCGCCGGGGCGCGCATGGCCGCGCGCGGCGACGATGGGATGCAGTTCGAGCACGCTGCGCTCGCCGGTGAAGCGGTTGATGCCGCCATGCACTTCCAGGCAGGGTTCGC
It includes:
- a CDS encoding DUF3325 domain-containing protein translates to MLWLGLCLGIAAWCLLSLGLEKHHRQVFASAFDASRARLLRAAGWLLLAVDFGLFVYGWGWAQGPIFWTAALIISALAWSVLMTMLPRASTKIAAVALLSAVVLIPFWAG
- the dxs gene encoding 1-deoxy-D-xylulose-5-phosphate synthase, with translation MIDSQRYPRLSRIQVPADLRRFPEEELPAIAEELRAYLIEQVALVGGHFGAGLGVIELTVALHWLYETPVDRLVWDVGHQCYPHKILTGRRDEIHTVKQQGGVAPFPKRDESQYDTFGVGHSSTSISAALGMAIAAQRKNDERKIVAVIGDGAMTAGMAFEALAHAGGMTDPEPNLLVILNDNQMSISENVGGVTKMLGRLTGSRTLNAIREGGKKLLGDKRKPAAKFVRRWEEHWKGMFVPSTFFEEVGFHYTGPIDGHDLPALLGAMKTLKGLKGPQLLHIITTKGKGYELAEGDQIGYHAVGPFDPEKGLISKPGAKKPTYTDIFSEWLCDMAAADERLMGITPAMREGSGLVRFSKDYPQRYFDVAIAEQHAVTLAAGMACEGAKPVVAIYSTFLQRGYDQLVHDVAIQNLDVLFAIDRGGVVGPDGATHAGNLDLSYLRCVPNMVVMAPADEDECRKMLSTGHRYEGPAAVRYPRGTGPGTTIQPGLDTLPIGKAELRRQGSRIALLAFGAIVPAAEQVAAELGLTVVNMRFVKPLDRSLILELAKSHEGFVTLEDNVVAGGAGSGVAELLAAEGIVLPVLHLGLPDEFQHHASREQLLAEAGLDAASIRASVLKRWPQVLAVPPQTAIR
- a CDS encoding HNH endonuclease, giving the protein MNWQEASCLYARGAVAWTLGEPCLEVHGGINRFTGERSVLELHPIVAARGHARPGALDPTPTLTNAALFARDGHLCMYCGHDFHRPHLTRDHVVPVSKGGRDLWENVVAACFACNSRKGNRTPQQASMPLLAVPYRPSWVEHLILSNRNILADQMAFLKNQLPKKARLNG